The following are from one region of the Mesorhizobium sp. B2-8-5 genome:
- a CDS encoding RNA polymerase factor sigma-32, protein MIEDAAGRTLVRAAMKAPYLERDEEHVLALRWKEENDQHALHRITVAHMRLVISMASKFRHYGLPLGDLIQEGHVGLLEAAARFEPAREVRFSTYATWWIRASMQDYILRNWSIVRGGTSSAQKALFFNLRRLRARLANGAEPLSNATLYREVSAALGVPEADVAMMDSRLSSPDSSLNAPLADENGAAERMDFLVSEDPLPDEIVGDRIDIQRRAVWLKSALGALNARELRIIEERRLSDDGATLEALGEQLGISKERVRQIEARAMEKLKLALVKQNPEFLAEAA, encoded by the coding sequence ATGATCGAGGACGCGGCAGGACGGACGCTGGTCCGGGCGGCAATGAAGGCTCCTTATCTCGAGCGTGACGAGGAGCATGTCCTCGCCTTGCGCTGGAAGGAAGAGAACGACCAGCACGCGTTGCACAGGATCACCGTCGCCCATATGCGCCTGGTCATCTCGATGGCCTCGAAATTCCGCCATTACGGCCTGCCGCTCGGCGACCTTATCCAGGAGGGCCATGTCGGCCTGCTCGAGGCCGCCGCCCGTTTCGAGCCCGCGCGCGAAGTGCGCTTCTCGACCTATGCCACGTGGTGGATCCGCGCCTCCATGCAGGATTACATCCTGCGCAACTGGTCGATCGTGCGCGGCGGCACGAGTTCGGCGCAGAAGGCGCTGTTCTTCAACCTGCGGCGTCTGCGCGCCCGCCTCGCCAACGGCGCCGAGCCGCTCTCCAATGCCACGCTCTATCGCGAGGTCTCGGCCGCGCTCGGCGTTCCGGAAGCCGACGTTGCGATGATGGATTCACGCCTGTCCTCGCCCGACAGCTCGCTCAACGCGCCTTTGGCCGATGAGAACGGCGCCGCCGAGCGGATGGATTTCCTGGTCTCCGAAGACCCGCTCCCCGACGAGATCGTCGGCGACCGGATCGACATCCAGCGCCGGGCTGTCTGGCTGAAGAGCGCGCTCGGCGCGCTCAACGCCCGCGAGCTTCGCATCATCGAGGAGCGCAGGCTGAGCGACGACGGCGCCACGCTGGAAGCGCTCGGCGAACAGCTCGGCATCTCCAAGGAACGCGTCCGCCAGATAGAGGCCCGCGCCATGGAAAAGCTGAAGCTGGCTCTTGTGAAGCAGAATCCGGAATTTTTGGCGGAAGCGGCCTGA
- a CDS encoding CarD family transcriptional regulator produces MATITPQKKSNAARHGFKTGEFIVYPAHGVGQIVAIDEQEVAGHKLELFVIDFQKDKMRLKVPVAKATSIGMRKLSEEDYVDRALKVVQGRARIKRTMWSRRAQEYDAKINSGDLISISEVVRDLYRADNQPEQSYSERQLYEAALDRMAREIAAVNRMSETEAVRLIEVNLNKGPKRGAKADNEESEQEEAA; encoded by the coding sequence ATGGCAACGATCACCCCGCAGAAGAAGTCCAACGCGGCCCGCCACGGGTTCAAGACCGGCGAGTTCATCGTCTATCCGGCGCATGGCGTCGGCCAGATCGTGGCGATCGACGAGCAGGAAGTTGCGGGTCACAAGCTGGAACTGTTCGTCATCGATTTCCAGAAGGACAAGATGCGGCTCAAGGTACCGGTCGCCAAGGCGACCTCGATCGGCATGCGCAAGCTGTCGGAAGAGGACTATGTCGACCGCGCGCTGAAGGTCGTGCAGGGCCGCGCCCGCATCAAGCGCACCATGTGGTCGCGCCGCGCCCAGGAATATGATGCCAAGATCAATTCCGGCGACCTGATCTCGATCTCGGAAGTGGTGCGCGACCTTTACCGCGCCGACAACCAGCCGGAGCAGTCCTATTCCGAGCGTCAGCTCTATGAAGCCGCGCTCGACCGTATGGCCCGCGAGATCGCCGCTGTGAACCGCATGTCGGAGACCGAGGCGGTTCGCCTCATCGAGGTCAACCTCAACAAGGGTCCGAAGCGCGGCGCCAAGGCCGACAACGAAGAATCCGAACAGGAAGAAGCTGCCTGA
- a CDS encoding tetratricopeptide repeat protein produces the protein MAAEVDNLRYEPQIGSAAPVEVGFEIRVGNAAKRATMKLSPGADPCDQAAGEPLDLQGVVSGRLPNEIGGGALETCEAAVKSYPDIARFRYELGRALLAAGRIDEARQAIQEAADKGHIRALFALGSIASSGTGTAVDASKANGLYSKASDNGDPYALAAWGRALFNGIGVERDTGKGLDLLLQAAAMGHVDAMKELAVIFTEGRNGVPADPARALAFLKAGMERQDVYSMGVLGLSAHPARTTPVVMACKAPKVITKIKVVRVPVSKPKTVTPTIPGAPKVKPMPTGTGRTSWTGGSSRAASTGGGNTGDGEGDGGDTGSDGL, from the coding sequence ATGGCCGCCGAGGTCGACAATCTGCGCTACGAGCCGCAGATCGGCTCGGCCGCTCCCGTCGAAGTCGGCTTCGAGATCCGTGTGGGCAACGCCGCGAAGCGGGCGACGATGAAACTGTCGCCGGGCGCCGACCCTTGCGACCAGGCCGCCGGCGAGCCGCTCGACCTGCAGGGCGTCGTCTCGGGACGGTTGCCGAACGAGATCGGCGGCGGGGCTCTCGAGACCTGCGAGGCGGCGGTGAAGTCCTACCCCGACATTGCGCGCTTCCGTTACGAACTGGGGCGGGCGCTGCTGGCGGCGGGCAGGATCGACGAGGCCAGGCAGGCCATCCAGGAAGCCGCGGACAAGGGACATATCCGCGCCCTGTTTGCGCTCGGCTCTATCGCCTCGTCCGGAACAGGGACGGCTGTCGATGCATCGAAGGCGAACGGCCTCTATTCGAAGGCGTCGGACAACGGAGACCCCTACGCCCTGGCCGCCTGGGGACGCGCTTTGTTCAATGGCATCGGCGTCGAGCGCGACACCGGCAAGGGCCTGGACCTGCTGCTCCAGGCAGCGGCGATGGGACATGTCGACGCCATGAAGGAGCTTGCCGTGATCTTCACGGAAGGCCGCAACGGCGTGCCCGCCGACCCGGCCCGCGCCCTGGCTTTCCTCAAAGCCGGCATGGAGCGGCAAGACGTCTATTCGATGGGCGTTCTCGGTCTTTCCGCGCACCCCGCGCGCACCACCCCCGTGGTCATGGCGTGCAAGGCCCCGAAGGTCATCACGAAGATAAAAGTGGTGCGCGTGCCCGTGTCGAAACCGAAGACCGTCACACCGACAATTCCGGGGGCACCAAAGGTCAAGCCGATGCCAACGGGAACCGGGAGGACATCCTGGACTGGTGGCAGTAGCCGCGCTGCCAGCACCGGCGGTGGCAATACCGGCGACGGCGAAGGTGACGGCGGCGACACCGGTAGTGACGGCTTGTGA
- a CDS encoding amino acid ABC transporter ATP-binding protein has translation MIGLSNIEKRFGDNLVLKGVTVSLDEGSVTALVGPSGGGKSTLLRCINLLEIPTSGALRIGEEGLEFHPGIKVPAKDIQRIRLQTGMVFQNFQLFPHRTAIENVMEGLVTVLKWPEPRARERAMALLEKVGMAHKADAWPATLSGGQQQRVAIARALAPSPRVLLCDEPTSALDPELAQEVVDVLGQLAREGTTMVMATHDLRLASKIAQEVVFLDAGSIVEKGPASVVFDNPERERTKRFIASLRQEEAQKESGG, from the coding sequence ATGATCGGCCTCAGCAACATCGAAAAGCGCTTCGGCGACAATCTGGTGCTGAAAGGCGTCACCGTCAGCCTGGACGAGGGCAGCGTGACGGCGCTGGTCGGCCCTTCGGGCGGCGGCAAAAGCACGCTCTTACGCTGCATCAACCTGTTGGAGATCCCGACGTCGGGCGCTTTGCGCATCGGCGAGGAGGGGCTGGAATTCCATCCGGGCATCAAGGTGCCGGCCAAGGACATCCAGCGCATTCGCCTGCAGACCGGCATGGTGTTCCAGAATTTCCAGCTCTTCCCGCATCGCACCGCGATCGAGAATGTCATGGAAGGGCTGGTGACGGTGCTGAAATGGCCGGAGCCAAGGGCGCGCGAGCGGGCCATGGCGCTGCTCGAAAAGGTCGGCATGGCGCACAAGGCCGATGCCTGGCCGGCGACGCTGTCCGGCGGCCAGCAGCAGCGTGTGGCGATCGCCCGGGCGCTGGCGCCGTCGCCGCGCGTGCTGCTTTGCGACGAGCCGACCTCGGCGCTCGATCCGGAACTGGCGCAGGAAGTGGTCGACGTGCTTGGGCAGCTTGCCCGCGAAGGCACAACCATGGTGATGGCGACGCACGATCTGAGGCTCGCCTCCAAGATCGCGCAGGAGGTCGTCTTTCTCGATGCCGGCTCGATCGTCGAGAAAGGCCCAGCCTCGGTCGTGTTCGACAATCCGGAGCGCGAGCGGACCAAGCGCTTCATCGCCTCGCTGCGGCAGGAAGAAGCGCAGAAGGAGTCTGGCGGCTGA
- a CDS encoding amino acid ABC transporter substrate-binding protein, translated as MKWLKSLLVAGTLQVLAVTAGHAGANLDQIKQAGVIKVGTEGTYAPFTYHDESNALVGFDVEIAKAIADKLGVKVEFLEGKWDGLIAGLDANRYDAVINEVGITDARKAKYDFSDPYIASKAVLIVRGDNTDIKTFADLKGKKSAQSLTSNFGKLAESNGAELVGTDGFDQSIQLLLTGRADATINDSLSFLDFKKHKPDANVKIAAQEENADYSGVIVRKGDPELVAAINKALADIKADGTYQKIADKYFGQDVSK; from the coding sequence ATGAAATGGCTCAAATCGCTCCTTGTCGCCGGAACGTTGCAGGTTCTGGCGGTCACGGCCGGGCATGCCGGCGCCAATCTCGACCAGATCAAGCAGGCGGGCGTCATCAAGGTCGGCACCGAAGGCACCTACGCGCCCTTCACCTATCATGACGAATCCAACGCCCTGGTCGGCTTCGATGTCGAGATCGCCAAGGCCATCGCCGACAAGCTCGGCGTCAAGGTCGAGTTCCTCGAAGGCAAGTGGGACGGGCTGATCGCCGGCCTCGACGCCAACCGCTACGACGCCGTCATCAACGAGGTCGGCATCACCGATGCGCGCAAGGCCAAGTATGACTTCTCCGATCCCTACATCGCCTCGAAGGCGGTGCTGATCGTGCGCGGCGACAACACCGACATCAAGACCTTCGCCGACCTCAAGGGCAAGAAGTCGGCGCAGTCGCTGACCTCCAACTTCGGCAAGCTCGCCGAGTCCAATGGCGCCGAGCTCGTCGGCACCGACGGCTTCGACCAGTCGATCCAGCTTCTGCTCACCGGCCGCGCCGACGCCACCATCAACGACAGCCTGTCCTTCCTCGACTTCAAGAAGCACAAGCCGGACGCCAATGTGAAGATCGCCGCGCAGGAAGAGAATGCCGACTATTCCGGCGTTATCGTGCGCAAGGGCGATCCGGAGCTGGTCGCGGCCATCAACAAGGCGCTGGCCGACATCAAGGCCGACGGCACCTACCAGAAGATCGCCGACAAATATTTCGGCCAGGACGTTTCGAAGTAA
- the fdxA gene encoding ferredoxin FdxA, giving the protein MTYVVTDNCIKCKYMDCIEVCPVDCFYEGENMLVIHPDECIDCGVCEPECPADAIKPDTEGGLDKWLQVNSEYAEKWPNITAKKEPPADAKTFDGEAGKFEKYFSPEPGEGD; this is encoded by the coding sequence ATGACCTATGTCGTGACCGACAATTGCATCAAATGCAAATACATGGACTGCATCGAGGTCTGTCCGGTCGACTGTTTCTACGAGGGCGAGAACATGCTCGTCATCCATCCCGACGAGTGCATCGACTGCGGCGTGTGCGAGCCCGAATGTCCTGCCGACGCGATCAAGCCGGACACCGAGGGCGGCCTCGACAAATGGTTGCAGGTCAATTCCGAATACGCCGAGAAGTGGCCCAATATCACCGCCAAGAAAGAGCCGCCCGCGGACGCCAAAACCTTCGACGGCGAGGCCGGGAAGTTCGAGAAATATTTCTCGCCGGAGCCCGGTGAAGGCGATTGA
- a CDS encoding ABC transporter permease subunit (The N-terminal region of this protein, as described by TIGR01726, is a three transmembrane segment that identifies a subfamily of ABC transporter permease subunits, which specificities that include histidine, arginine, glutamine, glutamate, L-cystine (sic), the opines (in Agrobacterium) octopine and nopaline, etc.) has product MPHWLQLMLESLPTLLWAALIFTVPLTLLSFALGLIAGLVTALIRLFGPKPLVALVRFYVWIFRGTPLLVQLFLIFYGLPSVGILLDAFPAALIGFTLNIGAYTSEIIRAVIGSVPKGQWEASYSIGMTWSQAMRRTILPQAGRVAVPPLSNTFISLVKDTSLAAAITVPEMFQAAQRIVATTYEPLILYVEAAALYLALSSVLSALQARLEVRLNRYGGFLEANA; this is encoded by the coding sequence GTGCCGCACTGGCTGCAATTGATGCTGGAATCGTTGCCGACGCTGTTGTGGGCGGCGCTGATTTTCACCGTGCCGCTGACGCTCCTGTCCTTCGCGCTCGGGCTCATCGCCGGACTGGTGACGGCGCTGATCCGGCTGTTCGGTCCAAAGCCGCTGGTTGCGCTGGTTCGCTTCTATGTCTGGATCTTTCGCGGCACGCCGCTGCTCGTTCAGTTGTTCCTGATCTTCTACGGCCTGCCGTCGGTCGGCATCCTGCTCGATGCCTTTCCCGCCGCGCTTATCGGCTTCACGCTCAACATCGGCGCCTATACGTCGGAGATCATTCGCGCCGTCATCGGCTCGGTGCCGAAAGGCCAATGGGAGGCATCCTACTCGATCGGCATGACCTGGAGCCAGGCGATGCGGCGCACGATCCTGCCGCAAGCCGGCCGCGTCGCGGTGCCGCCGCTTTCCAACACCTTCATCTCGCTGGTCAAGGATACCTCGCTGGCGGCGGCGATCACGGTGCCCGAGATGTTCCAGGCGGCGCAGCGCATCGTCGCCACCACATATGAGCCGCTGATCCTCTATGTCGAGGCGGCGGCGCTCTATCTCGCATTGAGCTCGGTGCTGTCGGCGCTACAGGCGCGGCTGGAGGTGCGGCTCAACCGCTATGGCGGGTTCCTGGAGGCCAACGCATGA
- a CDS encoding caspase family protein — protein sequence MLRCCALLAALFLVGLTTFEAHADRRVALVIGNSEYREIPALKNPDKDAEDVSNTFRLAGFEVFAAKDLTRLQFEERFRNYLAAADGADLAVVYYSGHGFQIGGENFLIPVDASLKDAADMEVQAIKVDDILRQLRSRSKIQMIILDACRNNPFPRKDYWLRDQLIVAGDSGLAQVTGSQNTLIAYATEPGAVAYDGSGDLSPFSSSFSRRALAPDQEIRSVMAAVRRDVVKATNGKQVPWENSSLIDDVVLMRGAEQPAPPPSDAQQNEQVAERGIQVGDVAEAIGSRDIRVPVGVGPVPLKLVFRPRMPRSASSLRATRRPERCPCPVASCRRNRA from the coding sequence ATGCTGCGATGCTGCGCGCTCCTTGCAGCCCTGTTCCTCGTGGGCCTCACGACATTCGAAGCGCACGCCGATCGAAGGGTTGCCCTCGTCATCGGCAATTCCGAATATCGCGAAATCCCGGCGCTCAAGAATCCGGACAAGGACGCGGAAGACGTGTCCAATACGTTCCGGCTGGCCGGCTTCGAGGTGTTCGCCGCCAAGGACCTGACCAGGCTTCAGTTCGAAGAGCGGTTCCGCAACTATCTGGCGGCAGCCGACGGCGCCGATCTCGCGGTCGTCTACTATTCGGGACACGGCTTTCAGATCGGCGGCGAGAATTTCCTGATTCCGGTCGATGCGTCGCTGAAAGATGCGGCCGACATGGAGGTCCAGGCGATCAAGGTCGACGACATATTGCGGCAACTGCGCTCGAGATCGAAGATCCAGATGATCATCCTCGACGCCTGCCGCAACAATCCCTTCCCGCGCAAGGACTATTGGCTGCGCGACCAGTTGATCGTCGCCGGCGACAGCGGACTTGCGCAGGTAACAGGTTCGCAGAACACGCTGATTGCCTATGCAACCGAGCCGGGGGCGGTCGCCTATGATGGTTCCGGCGATCTCAGCCCGTTCTCGTCGTCCTTCTCCCGCCGCGCGCTGGCGCCGGACCAGGAGATACGCTCGGTCATGGCGGCCGTGCGCCGCGACGTGGTCAAGGCCACCAACGGCAAGCAGGTTCCGTGGGAGAACTCCTCGCTGATCGACGATGTCGTGCTGATGCGCGGGGCGGAGCAACCAGCGCCACCGCCTTCCGACGCGCAGCAGAACGAGCAGGTGGCGGAGCGCGGAATCCAGGTTGGCGATGTCGCCGAGGCGATTGGAAGTCGCGATATCCGCGTCCCGGTCGGCGTCGGCCCGGTTCCGCTGAAACTGGTCTTCCGGCCAAGGATGCCTCGATCAGCCTCAAGCTTGCGAGCTACCCGGCGACCGGAACGCTGTCCTTGCCCGGTCGCGTCCTGTCGCCGCAATCGAGCCTGA
- a CDS encoding helicase-related protein — MNIQPKHSQPLILSGRDVTAVLGPTNTGKTHLAIERMVAHETGVIGLPLRLLAREVYARVCEKVGAHKVALITGEEKIVPAGAKYSVCTVEAMPRETDATFVAIDEVQLAGDLERGHIFTDRILHLRGRQETLLLGAATMHGILQRLLKGVSVVTRPRLSHLAYAGSKKLTRLPRRTAIVAFSADEVYAIAELIRRQQGGAAVVLGALSPRTRNAQVEIFQSGDVDYLIATDAIGMGLNLDLDHVAFAQNRKFDGYQYRNLTAAELGQIAGRAGRHLRDGTFGVTGQVDPFDEDLVAKIEGHDFDPVKVLQWRTADFDFSSLDALKRSIEANAPVEGLTRALPAVDAQALEHLSRDGDIRALATGKERVALLWEACALPDYRKIAPAHHADLVASIYMDLARHGYVDENYMAEQVRRADTTDGDIDTLSHRIAQIRTWTFVSNRPGWLADQLHWQEKTREIEDRLSDALHERLTKRFVDRRTSVLMRRLRENTMPEAEISPTGTVLVEGHHVGELQGFRFTADQSAGGEDAKAVRTAAQKALAAEFEARAERFAACANGDLALGSDGVLRWIGAPIGTLVAGDEALKPRLVLLADEQLTGPARDKVAARAERFVNFQIESLLKPLVDLKNADQLTGIARGIAFQLVEHFGLINRRDIAEEMKSLDQEGRAALRRLGVRFGAYHVFVPALIKPAPAGLVTLLWALKNDGKDKPGFGDVVHALASGRTSVVIDPAFDKTFYKLAGYRNLGRRAVRVDILERLADLIRPATNWKPGLGQRPDGAYDGHAFMVTPPMMSILGATADDMEEILKGLGYRSEAKPAAEVKAKLDAQDDAAREAAAAKLAAEEAARAARATEAPAPEAATVATSGESPETDSTEIHAAETPAESAAEPVDETIGQETLAAEATETAAASEPAAQGDEPAGEAVTEEGVPLAEAESSRTETPAESAAEPVDDTAGQETVATETAAAGEPAAQSDEPAGEAVTEEGVPSAQAESSQTETPATSETPASTEMTTEAETAAETEEPKPVLLWRQARFDHQRPRHRHDNRRDNRPRGGQPARDGQPGAAAGQPGDRPAQEGRREQRDGAGKPRFDRSKFKPRPETGDRREGGERREGRPQGERPDRHEGGRREGRPEWKGNRQDGKGNAQGGKPAFQGKPREERPQRFDPDSPFAKLAALRDQLKK; from the coding sequence ATGAACATCCAGCCGAAACACTCCCAGCCGCTGATCCTTTCGGGCCGCGACGTGACGGCCGTGCTGGGGCCCACCAACACCGGCAAGACCCATCTCGCCATCGAGCGCATGGTCGCGCATGAGACCGGCGTCATCGGCCTGCCGCTCAGGCTGCTCGCCCGCGAAGTCTATGCCCGGGTCTGCGAGAAGGTCGGCGCCCACAAGGTGGCGCTGATCACTGGCGAGGAGAAGATCGTGCCTGCCGGGGCGAAATATTCGGTCTGCACCGTCGAGGCGATGCCGCGCGAAACCGACGCCACCTTCGTCGCCATCGACGAGGTGCAGCTCGCCGGCGATCTCGAACGCGGCCATATCTTCACCGACCGCATCCTGCATCTGCGCGGCCGCCAGGAAACGCTGCTTCTCGGCGCTGCCACCATGCACGGCATCCTGCAGCGCCTGTTGAAGGGCGTGTCGGTGGTGACGCGGCCGCGGCTTTCGCACCTTGCCTATGCCGGCTCGAAGAAGCTCACCCGGCTGCCGCGGCGCACCGCTATCGTCGCTTTCTCCGCCGACGAGGTCTACGCCATCGCCGAGCTGATCCGCCGCCAGCAGGGCGGCGCGGCCGTCGTCCTCGGCGCGCTCTCGCCGCGCACCCGCAACGCGCAGGTGGAGATCTTCCAGTCCGGCGATGTCGACTATCTCATCGCCACCGACGCCATCGGCATGGGACTGAACCTCGACCTCGACCATGTCGCCTTCGCCCAGAACCGCAAATTCGACGGTTACCAATACCGTAACCTGACCGCCGCCGAGCTTGGCCAGATCGCCGGCCGTGCCGGCCGGCACCTGCGCGACGGCACGTTCGGCGTCACCGGCCAGGTCGATCCGTTCGACGAGGATCTGGTCGCCAAGATCGAGGGACACGACTTCGACCCGGTGAAGGTGCTGCAGTGGCGCACCGCCGATTTCGACTTTTCCAGCCTCGATGCGCTGAAACGCTCGATCGAGGCCAATGCGCCGGTGGAAGGGCTGACCCGCGCGCTGCCGGCCGTGGACGCGCAGGCGCTGGAGCATCTGTCGCGCGATGGCGACATCCGCGCTTTGGCCACCGGCAAGGAGCGCGTGGCGCTGCTGTGGGAAGCCTGCGCCCTGCCGGACTACCGCAAGATCGCGCCGGCCCATCATGCCGACCTCGTCGCCTCGATCTATATGGACCTTGCGCGTCACGGCTATGTCGATGAGAATTACATGGCCGAGCAGGTGCGGCGCGCCGACACGACGGACGGCGATATCGACACGCTCTCGCACCGGATCGCGCAGATCCGCACCTGGACTTTCGTCTCCAACCGCCCCGGCTGGCTGGCCGATCAGCTACACTGGCAGGAAAAGACGCGCGAAATCGAAGACAGATTGTCGGATGCGCTGCATGAGCGGTTGACGAAACGCTTCGTAGACCGCAGGACTTCCGTCCTCATGCGGCGCCTTAGAGAAAATACCATGCCTGAAGCCGAAATCAGCCCTACCGGAACCGTCCTCGTCGAAGGCCATCATGTCGGCGAGTTGCAGGGGTTCCGCTTCACCGCCGACCAGAGCGCCGGCGGCGAGGACGCCAAGGCGGTGCGCACCGCCGCCCAGAAGGCGCTCGCCGCCGAGTTCGAGGCGCGCGCCGAGCGCTTTGCCGCTTGCGCCAATGGCGACCTGGCTTTGGGCTCGGACGGCGTCCTGCGCTGGATCGGCGCGCCGATCGGCACGCTGGTCGCCGGCGACGAGGCGTTGAAGCCGCGCCTGGTCCTGCTTGCCGACGAGCAGCTGACCGGGCCTGCCCGCGACAAGGTCGCGGCGCGCGCCGAGCGTTTCGTCAATTTCCAGATCGAGTCGCTTTTGAAGCCGCTGGTCGACTTGAAGAATGCCGACCAGCTCACCGGCATCGCGCGCGGCATCGCCTTCCAGCTGGTCGAGCATTTCGGCCTGATCAATCGCCGCGACATCGCGGAGGAGATGAAGTCTCTCGACCAGGAAGGCCGCGCGGCACTTCGCCGCCTCGGCGTGCGCTTCGGCGCCTACCATGTCTTCGTGCCGGCGCTGATCAAGCCGGCGCCTGCCGGCCTGGTGACCTTGCTCTGGGCGCTGAAGAATGACGGCAAGGACAAGCCGGGCTTCGGCGACGTGGTGCATGCGCTGGCCTCCGGCCGCACTTCCGTGGTCATCGACCCGGCCTTCGACAAGACCTTCTACAAGCTCGCCGGCTACCGCAATCTCGGCCGCCGCGCCGTGCGCGTCGACATCCTGGAAAGGCTCGCCGACCTCATCCGCCCGGCGACCAACTGGAAGCCTGGCCTCGGCCAGCGTCCGGACGGCGCCTATGACGGCCACGCCTTCATGGTGACGCCGCCGATGATGTCGATCCTCGGCGCCACCGCCGACGACATGGAGGAGATCCTCAAGGGTCTCGGCTATCGCTCCGAGGCAAAGCCGGCCGCCGAGGTGAAAGCGAAGCTCGACGCGCAGGACGACGCCGCCCGTGAAGCGGCCGCGGCCAAGCTCGCCGCGGAAGAGGCCGCTCGCGCCGCGCGGGCGACGGAGGCGCCCGCCCCCGAGGCCGCCACCGTGGCAACGTCCGGCGAGAGCCCGGAGACGGACAGCACCGAAATCCATGCCGCGGAAACCCCGGCCGAGAGCGCGGCGGAGCCTGTCGACGAAACAATCGGACAGGAAACTCTGGCCGCGGAAGCCACGGAAACCGCGGCGGCAAGCGAACCGGCGGCGCAAGGCGATGAGCCGGCCGGCGAGGCCGTGACGGAGGAAGGAGTGCCCTTGGCTGAGGCCGAGTCCTCGCGGACCGAAACCCCGGCCGAGAGCGCGGCGGAGCCTGTCGACGACACAGCTGGACAGGAGACCGTGGCCACGGAAACCGCGGCGGCAGGCGAACCGGCAGCGCAAAGCGATGAGCCGGCCGGCGAGGCCGTGACGGAGGAAGGCGTGCCTTCGGCTCAGGCCGAGTCCTCGCAGACCGAAACCCCGGCCACGAGCGAGACCCCCGCATCGACTGAAATGACGACGGAAGCCGAAACCGCGGCCGAGACTGAAGAGCCGAAGCCTGTCCTTCTGTGGCGCCAGGCGCGCTTCGACCATCAGCGTCCGCGCCATCGCCACGACAACCGTCGCGACAATCGTCCGCGTGGCGGCCAGCCCGCGCGCGATGGCCAGCCTGGCGCCGCTGCCGGCCAGCCCGGCGATCGCCCCGCCCAGGAAGGCCGCCGCGAGCAGCGCGACGGCGCCGGCAAGCCGCGCTTCGACCGCTCGAAGTTCAAGCCACGGCCGGAAACCGGCGACAGGCGCGAAGGTGGCGAACGGCGCGAAGGCAGGCCGCAAGGCGAGCGGCCAGATCGCCACGAGGGGGGCCGCCGCGAGGGCCGGCCCGAATGGAAGGGCAACAGGCAGGACGGCAAGGGCAACGCCCAGGGCGGCAAGCCGGCCTTCCAGGGCAAGCCGCGCGAGGAGCGCCCGCAACGCTTCGATCCGGATTCGCCCTTCGCCAAGCTCGCCGCCTTGCGCGACCAGCTGAAGAAATAG
- a CDS encoding RNA-binding S4 domain-containing protein, with amino-acid sequence MVGEGRQRIDKWLFFSRAVKSRSLAAKVVVAGRVRINRDKAAQASDLVKPGDVLTITLEGRILVWKVLNCGTRRGPADEARLLYEDMSPAPTPKGETVPDAIPGLREAGSGRPTKRERRQTDRLLGDD; translated from the coding sequence ATGGTTGGAGAGGGCCGCCAGCGCATCGACAAATGGCTGTTCTTTTCGCGCGCGGTGAAATCGCGGTCCCTGGCGGCGAAAGTCGTCGTCGCCGGGCGTGTCCGCATCAATCGCGACAAAGCAGCGCAGGCCTCCGATCTGGTCAAGCCCGGCGACGTTCTCACCATCACGCTCGAGGGCCGTATCCTGGTCTGGAAGGTGCTGAATTGCGGCACGCGACGCGGTCCGGCCGACGAGGCGCGGCTGCTTTACGAGGACATGTCGCCGGCGCCGACACCCAAGGGCGAGACGGTTCCGGATGCCATTCCAGGCCTGCGCGAGGCCGGCAGCGGGCGCCCGACCAAACGCGAGCGGCGGCAGACCGACCGCCTGCTCGGCGATGATTGA